One genomic window of Opisthocomus hoazin isolate bOpiHoa1 chromosome 16, bOpiHoa1.hap1, whole genome shotgun sequence includes the following:
- the KLHL17 gene encoding kelch-like protein 17 — MEGGVQLLNRDGHSISHNSKRHYHDAFVCMNRMRQRGLLCDIVLHVGTKEIKAHKVVLASCSPYFHAMFTNEMSESRQTHVTLHDIDPQALEQLVQYAYTAEIVVGEGNVQTLLPAASLLQLNGVRDACCKFLLSQLDPSNCLGIRGFADTHSCSDLLKSAHKYVLQHFVEVSKTEEFMLLPLKQVLDLISSDSLNVPSEEEVYRAVLSWVKHDVDSRRQHVPRLMKCVRLPLLSRDFLMSNVDTELLVRHHSECKDLLIEALKYHLMPEQRGVLSNSRTRPRRCEGASTVLFAVGGGSLFAIHGDCEAYDTRTDRWHMVASMSTRRARVGVAAIGNKLYAVGGYDGTSDLATVESYDPVTNSWQPEVSMGTRRSCLGVAALHGLLYAAGGYDGASCLNSAERYDPLTGTWTSIAAMSTRRRYVRVATLEGNLYAVGGYDSSSHLATVEKYEPQVNTWTPIANMLSRRSSAGVAVLEGMLYVAGGNDGTSCLNSVERYNPKTNTWESVAPMNIRRSTHDLVAMDGWLYAVGGNDGSSSLNSIEKYNPRTNKWVAASCMFTRRSSVGVAVLELLNFPPPSSPTLSVSSTSL, encoded by the exons ATGGAAGGAGGCGTGCAGCTCCTCAACCGCGACGGCCACAGCATCTCGCACAACTCCAAGCGGCACTACCACGACGCCTTCGTGTGCATGAACCGCATGCGGCAGCGCGGGCTGCTCTGCGACATCGTGCTCCACGTGGGCACCAAGGAGATCAAGGCCCACAAGGTGGTGCTGGCGTCCTGCAGCCCCTACTTCCACGCCATGTTCACAA ATGAGATGAGTGAGAGCCGCCAGACCCACGTGACGCTGCACGACATTGACCCCCAGGCCCTGGAGCAGCTGGTGCAGTACGCTTACACGGCGGAGATTGTGGTGGGCGAGGGGAATGTGCAG ACACTTCTTCCTGCTGCCAGCCTGCTTCAGCTCAATGGTGTGCGGGATGCTTGCTGCAAGTTCCTACTCAGCCAGCTCGACCCGTCCAACTGCCTGGGGATCCGGGGTTTTGCTGACACGCACTCGTGCAGCGACCTCCTCAAGTCTGCGCACAAGTATGTCCTCCAACACTTCGTGGAGGTGTCCAAGACAGAGGAGTTCATGTTGCTGCCTCTTAAACAG GTGCTGGACCTCATTTCTAGTGACAGCCTGAATGTGCCATCAGAGGAGGAGGTGTACCGGGCTGTGCTCAGCTGGGTCAAACATGACGTGGACAGCAGAAGGCAGCATGTCCCCAGG CTCATGAAGTGCGTGCGGCTGCCCCTGCTGAGCCGGGACTTCCTGATGAGCAACGTGGACACGGAGCTGCTGGTGCGGCATCACTCCGAGTGCAAGGACCTGCTGATCGAAGCCCTCAAGTACCACCTCATGCCGGAGCAGAGAGGGGTCCTCAGCAACAGCCGGACGCGGCCGCGGCGCTGCGAGGGGGCCAGCACCGTGCTCTTCGCCGTGG GTGGGGGGAGCCTGTTCGCCATCCACGGGGACTGCGAGGCGTATGACACGCGGACGGACCGGTGGCACATGGTGGCCTCCATGTCGACGCGCAGGGCCAGAGTGGGCGTCGCTGCCATTGGGAACAAGCTGTACGCTGTGGGCGG CTACGATGGGACCTCTGATTTGGCCACAGTGGAGTCCTATGATCCTGTCACCAATTCCTGGCAACCTGAGGTGTCCATGGGCACCAGGAGGAGCTGCCTGGGTGTAGCAGCGCTTCACGGGCTTCTCTATGCTGCTGGGGGGTATGATGGGGCCTCGTGCCTGAACAG cgcAGAGCGGTACGACCCTCTGACGGGCACCTGGACGTCCATCGCTGCCATGAGCACCAGGAGACGCTACGTCCGGGTGGCCACGCTAG AAGGCAACCTCTATGCCGTTGGGGGATATGACAGCTCATCCCACTTAGCCACGGTGGAAAAGTATGAGCCCCAG GTCAACACCTGGACGCCCATTGCCAACATGCTGAGCCGCCGGAGCAGCGCAGGAGTGGCTGTGCTGGAGGGGATGCTCTACGTGGCTGGCGGCAACGATGGGACCAGCTGCCTTAACTCCGTCGAACGCTACAACCCCAAAACCAACACGTGGGAGAGCGTGGCGCCCATGAACATCCGTAG GAGCACCCACGACCTGGTGGCCATGGATGGGTGGCTGTACGCAGTGGGTGGCAACGACGGGAGCTCCAGCCTGAACTCCATCGAGAAGTACAACCCCCGTACCAACAAGTGGGTAGCAGCCTCGTGCATGTTCACGCGCCGGAGCAGCGTCGGGGTGGCCGTGTTGGAACTCCTCAACTTCCCGCCCCCGTCCTCGCCCACCCTGTCGGTGTCTTCGACGAGCCTTTGA